The proteins below come from a single Kosakonia sp. SMBL-WEM22 genomic window:
- a CDS encoding helix-turn-helix domain-containing protein, with protein MKNEALYQAPCPVARSLGRIGDSWSMIILRDAFAGFTRFDEFQKSANIAPNILSRRLRELVAEGLLEKVCYSTTPPRYEYHLTPLGNDFRPVIIALAQWGNRHFSPEGPQMALVERETARPIEAILVDKVTGEVITPEKYAMVPGPAASPVLHYRHNYLQRKHAGETSLKYAPQLEMNKEE; from the coding sequence ATGAAAAATGAAGCGCTTTACCAGGCTCCCTGCCCTGTCGCCCGAAGTCTGGGGCGCATTGGTGACAGCTGGAGCATGATTATCCTGCGCGATGCTTTCGCAGGGTTCACCCGCTTCGATGAGTTCCAGAAAAGCGCCAATATTGCGCCGAACATCCTCTCCCGACGCCTTAGAGAGCTGGTTGCCGAGGGGCTGCTTGAAAAGGTGTGCTACAGCACGACCCCGCCGCGCTATGAATATCACCTCACGCCATTAGGTAATGATTTTCGTCCCGTCATCATCGCGCTGGCGCAGTGGGGAAATCGGCATTTCTCCCCTGAGGGCCCGCAAATGGCGCTGGTTGAGCGCGAAACCGCGCGCCCCATCGAGGCGATCCTCGTTGATAAGGTCACCGGCGAAGTCATAACCCCTGAAAAATACGCCATGGTGCCGGGCCCGGCAGCGTCGCCGGTTCTCCACTATCGCCATAACTATTTGCAACGTAAGCACGCCGGAGAGACGTCGCTGAAATATGCGCCACAATTAGAGATGAATAAGGAGGAGTGA
- the dkgB gene encoding 2,5-didehydrogluconate reductase DkgB, translating to MSIPAFGLGTFRLTDDAVIASVKTALELGYRVIDTAQIYGNEAAIGEALAQSGVTRESLFITTKIWTENLGEEKLIPSLQESLKKLGTDYVDLTLIHWPSPGAAVPVAESMQQLMNAKAQGLTRQIGVSNFTIGLMEQAIAAVGVENIATNQIELSPYLQNRKVTQWAKEHGIHITSYMTLAYGKALKDATIARIAGKHRATPAQVILAWAMGEGYAVIPSSTKRENLASNLQAQSLKLDADDRAAIAALECNDRLVSPEGLAPEWD from the coding sequence ATGTCTATCCCTGCATTTGGCCTGGGAACCTTCCGTTTAACCGATGACGCGGTTATTGCCTCGGTGAAAACGGCCCTTGAGTTGGGTTATCGCGTGATTGATACCGCACAGATTTATGGCAATGAAGCCGCCATTGGCGAAGCGCTGGCGCAGAGCGGTGTTACGCGGGAATCGTTGTTTATCACTACCAAAATCTGGACTGAAAACTTGGGTGAAGAGAAGTTGATCCCGAGCCTGCAAGAGAGCCTGAAAAAGTTAGGCACTGACTACGTGGATTTAACCCTGATTCACTGGCCGTCGCCCGGCGCAGCGGTGCCGGTTGCCGAGTCGATGCAGCAGTTGATGAACGCTAAAGCGCAGGGGCTAACGCGTCAGATTGGCGTCTCCAACTTCACGATTGGGTTGATGGAGCAGGCGATTGCGGCAGTCGGCGTGGAAAATATTGCCACTAATCAGATTGAACTCTCTCCCTATCTGCAAAACCGCAAAGTGACGCAGTGGGCAAAAGAGCACGGGATCCATATCACCTCCTATATGACGCTGGCGTATGGTAAGGCGCTGAAAGATGCCACGATTGCCCGCATCGCCGGGAAACATCGCGCAACGCCAGCGCAGGTGATTCTGGCATGGGCAATGGGGGAGGGGTACGCAGTGATCCCCTCCTCAACCAAACGCGAAAATCTGGCGAGTAACCTGCAAGCGCAGAGTCTGAAACTGGATGCGGATGACAGAGCCGCCATCGCCGCACTGGAGTGCAACGACCGGCTGGTCAGCCCGGAAGGGCTTGCGCCTGAGTGGGATTAA
- the yafC gene encoding DNA-binding transcriptional regulator YafC → MKTTSEELAIFVAVVESGSFSRAAERLGQANSAISRAVKKLENKLGVNLLNRTTRQLSLTEEGERYFRRVQTVLQEMAAAENEVMENKSVPRGTLRIDAATPVVLHFLMPLIKPFRERYPEISLSLVSSETFINLIERKVDVAIRVGKLTDSSLRARPLFKSYRKIIASPEYLARYGTPETVEDLQKHVCLGFTEPVSLNTWPVAAADGQLLEVTPTLASNSGETLKHLCLSGNGIASLSDYMIDKELASGELVALMSDKLLPVEMPFSAVYYSDRAVSTRIRAFIDFVSAHVPQTGR, encoded by the coding sequence ATGAAAACCACCTCGGAAGAGCTCGCCATTTTTGTCGCGGTTGTGGAGAGCGGCAGTTTTAGCCGCGCGGCTGAACGTCTCGGTCAGGCAAACTCGGCTATCAGCCGGGCGGTGAAGAAGCTGGAGAATAAGCTCGGCGTTAACCTGCTCAACCGCACGACTCGCCAGCTTAGCCTCACCGAAGAGGGCGAGCGCTATTTTCGTCGCGTGCAAACAGTGCTGCAGGAGATGGCGGCGGCGGAAAACGAGGTGATGGAGAATAAATCGGTGCCGCGCGGCACGCTACGTATTGATGCCGCCACACCGGTGGTGCTGCACTTTTTAATGCCGCTGATTAAGCCATTTCGTGAACGTTATCCGGAGATCAGTCTGTCGCTGGTCTCGAGCGAAACCTTTATCAACCTGATTGAACGTAAAGTGGATGTCGCTATTCGCGTCGGCAAACTGACCGATTCCAGCCTGCGCGCGCGTCCGCTCTTTAAGAGCTACCGCAAAATTATCGCTTCACCTGAATACCTTGCCCGTTACGGAACACCCGAAACGGTGGAGGATTTGCAAAAACACGTCTGCCTCGGCTTTACGGAGCCGGTATCGCTGAATACATGGCCGGTGGCGGCAGCGGATGGGCAACTACTGGAGGTGACGCCGACGCTCGCCTCTAACAGCGGTGAAACCCTTAAACACCTCTGCCTGAGCGGCAACGGTATTGCCAGCCTGTCGGATTATATGATTGATAAAGAGCTGGCGAGCGGCGAGCTGGTTGCGCTGATGTCAGATAAACTGCTGCCGGTAGAGATGCCCTTCAGCGCCGTCTACTACAGCGATCGGGCTGTGAGCACGCGTATCCGCGCGTTTATCGACTTCGTCAGCGCGCATGTACCGCAGACCGGCAGATAA